agtggcctattctaccaggggcgcctattctaccccagaccttcacaggtcaatacaatgtgtgaagcccatttctggtgttcctggcaacgatattggtggaatatttttaaaagctgtgtgaaaccatactcagtcataCACTCTATAGTTTGATAAGGGATAATGTTGAGATAGAAAAGGCTAGGTACATAGTTATTGTTATCTTTGTTGCCAAGTGAGGTACTGATATAAAATGAATATTCCAAgctattttgaaatgtttatctGTTGTGTTATTACCAgtatttaaatttgaaaaatccCTTTTGACCTTTTGTAGTTTTACAACAATTATCAAATCAATTACCATAGCCCTAATGTTATTTCGTGGAAATTCTAACGTCCAGGAGTTCGTTTCATGAAACAGCCTTTTCCAAGATTTACCTTAAATCCCATTCTTATATTCCCACTATACAGAGATATATCCCTGGTGTTAACAATGGTACATAGTATTCTAGTACTTAAGGCAGTTGCTCTACCAACGGCGGTATCGAGATGGATGAGCGAGTTAAATGACTGATTTTGTGTGTTGACGATTAGGTGGTGACTGAGGGTGTGGgactcaaaccatcaaaagtactagaatctgtgctGAGAAAGTGTAAACCCAAATATAACGTGTTATGTAATTTTGACCACTAAAACCATTGTGTTATATTAATTTTGACCGTTTGACATTGTTTGATTATAAGGGCTCTTCCAGCATTTCCTGTCACCTTAGTCATGCAGTGTAAAGCAAGAATCTCTACTGTTCCATATCAGAATAGATTCTTGAAGAATATTGACCCCAGTAGAATTGAACATGATCCCATATTAAAATTGTAGTGTTTCTTACAGATGGATACAGAGAGGATGCAAACTTTTGTACAAGAAATGGTACGAAAAGGGATAATTCACCACCCCGAAAGACCAAAGACTAATCTACGGGACTTCTTAGAAAAGGAAGTCACTTTGGACCAGGATGAGATCAGTGAAATTTCAAACCATTTCAACGAACTGAGGTCTGATGTGATCCAATATCTTAACCAGGTCACTCCGTGGACATGGAAGACATTTTCAGCCGGATCTTACTACGATGGAACCAAGGTATTTCATATATACTTCAAAGGGAAcatttttttggttgagtcccatccgggattcgaacccgaatCATACCTTTCAGCCGTGGGAGCTTTGCCAGTTTTCACTTATCAGAGGGTACACAAGGTATGCAGtccagactaccagttgtccgactttcattcttgcagaagtcgtggtggctgagcgggctaggctgttgactttgtgtgctggcaatcaGGTACCTGATTCTAAGGATGCGGGTTTGAATTCCTGATGGGACAAGCTGATGTGGTCTGGACAGGATAGGGCAAGCTCTTTACCAGATATGGAACTGATCTGACTCTTCAACCCGCACTGCTTTTTAGTGCTGACAGTACctttttaaggtgttcgagcctGCTCCACCCTTGTCACATGACCCGACACAATCCCTCCTATTCgttagaagttacatcattccctggtGTCATGTCATACCCTATGATTGGAAATTTCCATCTACTCTCATAGGTGAATCAGCCTTGCTACTTGATGAATCTATTCTGTTCTGTTGCTTGACAGTTTTCCCGTTTTCTATCTCTTCATATATTACCCAGCAGTCATAGCATTGGTGCTATGCCGAACTAACTGCAAATCTCAATAATGGATTTGTAATATGTTTCTTGTATACGGATCCAACTTTCACCTTATAACACACGTCATTacatcccaattgcgcagatcgatgctcatgctgttgatcactggattgtctggtccagagttgactatttacagaccacttccAAGAATAATGCGAGTGAGGCcttgaacaacaaaccaaccaaccaatcagtcACCCTTCTATTTAGTGCTAAGATCCCGTCAGCCTACATACACATTGATGCCATTTTGTGTTTGGGAGCAAAATAAATAGTTTATGTTAATCTAGAAGATCTCAGCATATACTGTTTTTTTCTAAGTTTTGATGGTTTtctcattgttttcattgtttactAATGAATTTGGACCAAGGAGAAACTAATGAAAGTATTTATGGCAATCCCTCaaattttcaagaaaataatatacacaacatggaaataacTGAAACAACAGTCCAAATCGTGAAACCGTCTTTTTTCAAACATaacttgaaaaaaataacaatttcgaaaacaataaataaacctCACTAAAGTATAGAAAGTACTTATGCGGTCtttccataaaagtcttcatcctcatcataccaacttcaAGAAGGCCACCTAAAGAAACTAGTAAGTCAGTCAGAAACGGATTATCCCCCATATAGGAGCGTCAACTTGCATTCTTCCTTTCAATATCGTTgtttaacaagctgtgtttagCTGTGTTTAGCAAGCAGAGATTACGTTGTGTTACAGGTATCCAGACCTAATGAGATGGACTGTCAACTTATACCAAGATTACGTGACTCAGTGACACCAATTTATGAAAGATGTGAACCTGGCCACTGTAGGCTGAAggtgaaatacaaaacaaatgatcCAATACACACCCTATGTGATGAAGGATGCATCAATATGGACAGGTTCAGAAGTTACTTCTTTGACAAAATGGAAAAATTTCAGAGCCAACGGAGAATTAAAAGTGAGTTTGTTGAGATATGGAGATATATCAAGATATTCAGGCATGTTTGTTTTACTATTGTCTATAATTATTACAGGGTATAATAAACTGTGGCGACTGCGTTTGACTGAGACGCTTCTGTAGCAAACACACGTGATTGTATGACCAGAAACCACATGCTGCAAGCTATATTTACCCTATTCTTGACATATAGTTATCAAAATTGGTTGGTTTGTGAAGCTCATAGACTTGAGGTCATTGTtgcacaaacaaaaagaaaacataaaaattaAAAGTAAAAAATAAAACTTGAAATGGGCATTGGCAGTAAAATGTACCATTGTAAGGATTTGATTCCTAGATCCACTGGGCTTGTTTCTGTGTCGGCACCATATCATGAAACACATTCACCCTACATCTCTTCGCTCCAAAACTAAACCCTGAGTACGtgaaatattgttcatttaCTCTTGGTTGTTCATCCAATCACTTTTCCTTTCAGAGGATCTTACATACCCACAAAGTCCTTCCTATCGTGTTATCTACACGACAACACAGGAGCTGCCGAACATTGAGATCGACTTTGTTGCAGCACTCCATGTTGACAAGTGGCCAGACTTTCCTTTTGCCAACAACCTAAAGGAGAAACTGTCCTCGGACTTGCCCCGTGAGATTGATCCTGAAGAAATAATGAGGGAAGGATCTGTTACAGTCATGAAGCACTGTAAAGGTGTGTTTACTGAAGAGCGGTGCACCTGTTAGCTTAATACTACTTATTTGCTCTTGATCATGATCTAAACAACAGTATGATCAGTTCCAATACCCTTTCACAATATGTTTTACCAGAACTTCTCATGTATAAgcgggggtagcctagtggttaaagcgttcgcttgtttgattccccacatgggtacattgttgAAATCTCATGTTTGAtcctgtgacattgctggagtattgctaaaagcggcataaaactccaCCCAGTCATGTACAGATGTTGAATAATCATTATGTCACATTATCACATCTTATAGGTTACCATTGAACATTAGCGAATGGCAGGATGATCTGAAACGTCTAAAACTGTTGTAGTGGAATTCCTCATATATCACACAACATatattgattgactgattgcaGGCCTGCTCTAGATTAAGGCTAGGGTAACCTTTGTATTTCACTTGATATAGAATGTTTACAAGCTTACCATGTTTTTGGTTTTTCAAGTAACATCAGTTGATTACTTGTTTGTTAAAGCTGATGTACCAGACAAAGCACTACAATGGAAGATGAGCTTCACTTATGCGGAAAAAAGTCTCTCCAAACACGCAGACAAGAAATCCTGGAAACCCATCATAAGAATTATCAAGAGGGCTAAGGAGATCGCCAAAGGTGACACAGATGTTACAAAGACAAATGTCACGAAGCAACTGCGGAAAGCAGCTAAGTACACAAAAGAGAATTTATTCCCAGACAGTGATGGAAAACTGGGCGTAGGGACGTACCCAATAAGGATGTTGATGTGGACATTGATGTATGATAAGAATTTGGGATTAGGGAACACATCCTGGCAGGATAGGGACACACTAGACATGCTTCATGTCTGTCTTAGATGTTTTAGACTTATGCTGACTGGAAAGCTGCAGATTCTAAATCTGTTTATGCCCCAAATGGGCGACATCATGAGAACTGTAAGGCTGAAAGATAGACACTTTATGTACGTCATGACTTTAGTCATTGACATACTGTTTTCTGAAGCAGAGTAATAAAGACAAGTTTGTGTTGCATTTCCAGGTCCATATAGTCTGTTGCTTAAAACGCAAACTTAATGCATCTCAACTGATTACCAGATCTATCTCCATGTATGGCTACCGGTCAGGGAcagaaagggaggtaattcagtTATTGCTTCCTTTTCAAATGTGTTTAACTGGATGTTTCATAATTCAGCAAACttatataatttacatgtaCTTTTTGGCATCATTTTCAAAAGCATCATTTTTAGTTGTTGCGTGCTATAGAGGAAATTACACTGTTACCTGTCTCTGCATGTGATACTAATGTTACTGGGTAACATCATAACATCAGTgttatggggggggggggggggggggggggttcgAGTTTGTTTAAGATCTTTTCCGTAAGTATATGGGTAATGTTAAGACACGTGGGCTTGTTTGGGGATCAAGCTATAAAAACGCTAAGGACATCCCACCATCGTTTGGGAGGTGGGATCTACAGATGAGAGTGAGAGGGAGAAGGCGTTACAGAGAGCCAGGAGAGGTGGGAGTTTGAGAAAATGCTCCATGTGCCTCACCACACTGAACTGAACAGGTAATGCTGTTATCTTATATCCACGTAAAATACTTAAATTATTTTAATGGTCAATGACACTTTAACAAGTTCGGTATCACCCCTCCAAGGAGGgtgacaactgaaaaaaatattacctGCTGCCACGGTATAGACCATAAACAGAATACATTGATTTTTAGCTCGTGCACCTGGgttctgtctgtcacattatgcaattacccATATAaaaggcaggtgtgatacttgtacaggTACACATGGCATATTATCATGCCTATGGATTGCACACAAACTGTATCTATTTTTCTTGGATGATTGGATTGTACGAAAccggtgcaaactcagattgtcagtttcaagtcctgctttggaCTTAAACTAACGGCAGTTTTCAGTCAAGTATATTTATTGATTGGATCAAATACAAATACAGAGAGcacgtatttacaaaacccaacctCTCTATATGCATTATTTATAGATAACGTTGTcttctattgtatatgatgtAACATTTCCGCATGGGTTCTTATACTGTTATTACTCTTGCTTGACATTATATGAATCCACTTCAAAATGtcacatcatatacaataaaagaagttgttatccacaaaaaatgttattttttcatcACTCACCATATTTCTGAAATGCCAGTATATGTACACAATGAGCCATCAGTGTAACAGCAGGTGAGCTAGCCATTTAATGgcttcattacacttgagtgctcTGTCTGGCATCGGTCTCTCGGGTGCTTCTTTCAAGGGAATTAACCCTTTGTGAAAAATACTGCACTTCTGATTCGCAATGtaggcttataattttgttgcttttttcaCTATCAGCAATGTACATTATATGCGATGAATAGGTGAtaactgttttaattatgtttgttttttagctTGCATGTAACCTTTAATCATTCCTATCGCAGTTTTaagcttgtcagaatatgtttcactgattttaaaaatCTAGTTGAGAGGCACATACCATTTTGTATATATGTCACGAAAGTATAGTtatcttcaaaataaaatgatactTTGTACACTTAACATGGAAGTGAGATAAGTGCTTGTATACTTCTCCCAGGGTAATACGGTCCGATATACATGCCTCCATGTGGTAACCAGACATTGAGAACACCGCTGCTAAAGGTGTACATTGGATTCTATTGAGCTtgagagaagcatacaacttatACTGTGTTTTCACTATTTAATGTGAGACTAGAGAAGTGCCTCCCTACAAGGTCACAGTAACAACAAATAGCATCTTTTGTTTATGAACACAGGTTTATTTGAAAAATCTGTCCATGATGtacaaatctttaaaaaaaatcgaTCACATGGTTATGAACACTCATTAAGTAACGTGAAAACAATCATTACTTTTTGTTGTAACATATTTGCATATTATGTGCACATCATTCGCCTAAAACACTGTAACAGTCATTGTGATAATTTGTAAAATGCATGTTAacaattgtttttttttgtttgttgtttaatgctgcactatTTCAGCTACTTCTATATGATAGTGTCTTGTAAATAATACATTCTGAATAAATATATCTTGAATCAGTATCATGCATTGAATCAATATCATGCGTAGAACAATACACATACATCCATAATTATCCAAACAGATTCCACAGATTCCATTCATAAGCAGAGTTTTGTTCTAAGTAAATTTATAAATTGGACATCAGTTGTATAAAAAAcatgggaaagagaactttttAATGATTAATAGGACAGACTGAGATGTGACATACCTAACATACCTCAGGGGAAGACGAAGGGTGAATGTGCCAGGTTACATATCATAACAGCATACCTGTGAAGATTGGGGTTAGAAAttatctttagtaacccatgcttgtcataagaggtgagaattgggtggtcaggctggcagatgtg
Above is a genomic segment from Haliotis asinina isolate JCU_RB_2024 chromosome 7, JCU_Hal_asi_v2, whole genome shotgun sequence containing:
- the LOC137290923 gene encoding cyclic GMP-AMP synthase-like receptor 1 isoform X1 gives rise to the protein MEGEKKLLEKPLNMDTERMQTFVQEMVRKGIIHHPERPKTNLRDFLEKEVTLDQDEISEISNHFNELRSDVIQYLNQVTPWTWKTFSAGSYYDGTKVSRPNEMDCQLIPRLRDSVTPIYERCEPGHCRLKVKYKTNDPIHTLCDEGCINMDRFRSYFFDKMEKFQSQRRIKKDLTYPQSPSYRVIYTTTQELPNIEIDFVAALHVDKWPDFPFANNLKEKLSSDLPREIDPEEIMREGSVTVMKHCKADVPDKALQWKMSFTYAEKSLSKHADKKSWKPIIRIIKRAKEIAKGDTDVTKTNVTKQLRKAAKYTKENLFPDSDGKLGVGTYPIRMLMWTLMYDKNLGLGNTSWQDRDTLDMLHVCLRCFRLMLTGKLQILNLFMPQMGDIMRTVRLKDRHFMYVMTLVIDILFSEAE
- the LOC137290923 gene encoding cyclic GMP-AMP synthase-like receptor 1 isoform X2, coding for MLALWMDTERMQTFVQEMVRKGIIHHPERPKTNLRDFLEKEVTLDQDEISEISNHFNELRSDVIQYLNQVTPWTWKTFSAGSYYDGTKVSRPNEMDCQLIPRLRDSVTPIYERCEPGHCRLKVKYKTNDPIHTLCDEGCINMDRFRSYFFDKMEKFQSQRRIKKDLTYPQSPSYRVIYTTTQELPNIEIDFVAALHVDKWPDFPFANNLKEKLSSDLPREIDPEEIMREGSVTVMKHCKADVPDKALQWKMSFTYAEKSLSKHADKKSWKPIIRIIKRAKEIAKGDTDVTKTNVTKQLRKAAKYTKENLFPDSDGKLGVGTYPIRMLMWTLMYDKNLGLGNTSWQDRDTLDMLHVCLRCFRLMLTGKLQILNLFMPQMGDIMRTVRLKDRHFMYVMTLVIDILFSEAE
- the LOC137290923 gene encoding cyclic GMP-AMP synthase-like receptor 1 isoform X3; this encodes MDTERMQTFVQEMVRKGIIHHPERPKTNLRDFLEKEVTLDQDEISEISNHFNELRSDVIQYLNQVTPWTWKTFSAGSYYDGTKVSRPNEMDCQLIPRLRDSVTPIYERCEPGHCRLKVKYKTNDPIHTLCDEGCINMDRFRSYFFDKMEKFQSQRRIKKDLTYPQSPSYRVIYTTTQELPNIEIDFVAALHVDKWPDFPFANNLKEKLSSDLPREIDPEEIMREGSVTVMKHCKADVPDKALQWKMSFTYAEKSLSKHADKKSWKPIIRIIKRAKEIAKGDTDVTKTNVTKQLRKAAKYTKENLFPDSDGKLGVGTYPIRMLMWTLMYDKNLGLGNTSWQDRDTLDMLHVCLRCFRLMLTGKLQILNLFMPQMGDIMRTVRLKDRHFMYVMTLVIDILFSEAE